Part of the Anopheles gambiae chromosome 3, idAnoGambNW_F1_1, whole genome shotgun sequence genome is shown below.
CCGCTGGTTGCTGATGGCAAGCTGGTCGGTGTGGTCTCGTGGGGCTATGGATGCGCTCAGCCAGGATATCCAGGTGTATATGGACGCGTAGCCAGCGTTCGTGACTGGGTGCGGGAAAACAGTGGAGTGTAAATCatgggaaaatggaaacataCGAGTACGgacaaaaatgaataaataaacaagaaCTGCATAATAATGAAATGATCTTTTTGATACAAAGATATTGAGAGATAAATAGCACTTACAAGGAAAGCACATAGGAACGTTTCTCGAGCATGGGCAGTCGTGTGAGCTTCTACTATGTCAGTCCGTGCTCGTGCAACAAAGAATTGGATTTCTGATAGACGTGGTAGTATGAGTCTCGTAGATCAATTGATGTCACAAATATAGACAGGCAGAATATTCCATCCATCTTGGTTCTTCTTCGCAACAGCTGTAGTACGTCTTAACTATTAATAAACATGGCATTGATTATCTATGGACTGGAGAGTCAGTCTTACGCATAAGAGGTAGGGTCTTGTTTCGGAGCTTGAACCCTTGTCGTGCGACTTGTTATGTCGCACAAGTTAACAAATTTACCACGGGATCGCTCGTTCAGCTTTaacttaaatttaatcaacaGAAATTTATCATATTTAAGATCCAATACCATCAGAGGCCGATCTTCCTATAGCTAAACAATCTCTTGGAGGATCCATGGATGGAACCAGGTACTGGAAATCCATTCCATTCCGTTAAAAGCCTCCCACTCTAGCTTGGAACTGTTCAAAACTGTCGCACGACCATTCGAGAGAGGCTTGTactttcagaaaaaaaacccgcaatGCCGACAATAATCCCTTTGTTCTAATGCGTCTAATCCTAAAAGTAAACATGTAGAATGACTAAAGTTGTCCAAAATAGTGGAGATCCCGACAAGACACGGGATTATTGCCACCAAGTGCCTGATAGTGGTCAGACATCCTATATTTGCACTACATGATAAACACTCTTCAAGTGCCTTTTCAGGTGCGTCGGAGGGTTTGCTGTCAATCCTCAGTTACGGACGTCTTATACGATAGTCAATGTTAAGTGGAGAGATTGTACCGTAGTGTTATCGTGTTCATCTCAAGTACACCATTGAACCGAGAAATTGTCTGAGTGGGTTCGGGCGATCAGCAATTGATATCGCTATCAATTAATACCGCCGAACGGGACAAGTTCACTGCCACGGAAACTGGACTGACCGCACTGTATATATAGTTGGCATCTACATTCCCATCGATCATACGAGTGCCGGACACGATGTCGAACAAGATTGCAATCCTCCTGGCTGTGCTGGTTGCGGTAGTTGCCTGCGCGGAGGCGCAGGCCAACCAGCGCCATCGGCTTGTAAGACCGAGCCCGAGTTTCTCCCCGCGACCCCGGTACGCCGTTGGCCAACGCATTGTCGGTGGGTTCGAGATCGACGTGTCGGATGCACCGTATCAGGTGTCGCTCCAGTACAACAAGCGCCACAACTGCGGTGGTTCCGTCCTGTCCAGCAAGTGGGTGCTTACGGCCGCTCACTGCACCGCCGGTGCCTCGACCTCCAGCTTGACCGTGCGCCTGGGAACATCGCGTCACGCTTCGGGAGGAACCGTGGTTCGTGTTGCTCGCGTCGTGCAGCATCCCAAATAcgatagcagcagcatcgaTTTCGACTACTCCCTGCTGGAGCTGGAAGACGAACTTACCTTCAGCGATGCGGTGCAGCCGGTTGGTCTGCCGAAACAGGACGAATCGGTGAAGGATGGAACCATGACGACTGTGTCTGGCTGGGGCAACACCCAGAGTGCGGCCGAATCGAATGCCGTTCTGCGGGCTGCCAACGTGCCGACCGTTAACCAAAAGGAGTGCAACAAAGCCTACAGTGACTTCGGAGGTGTTACCGATCGTATGCTGTGTGCCGGATACCAGCAGGGCGGAAAGGACGCTTGCCAGGGAGACTCCGGTGGTCCGCTGGTTGCTGATGGCAAGCTGGTTGGTGTGGTTTCGTGGGGCTACGGTTGCGCTCAGGCCGGTTATCCGGGAGTGTACTCGCGGGTTGCAGTCGTCCGCGACTGGGTGCGCGAGAACAGTGGAGTTTAAAACGGATCTCGGCTTCAAAACGGTACTGGATTTTGGATTTAAACGAAAGTCATCGCTACAACAGAACAAATAAAAGAACATTAATCAAAACGCATAACAGATGGGTTAATTGAATTCAATAAGGAGAAAAGTAATTCCTACTAGATAGTTTACTATCACGCGAAAGGATGGCCAATCTTCACTACGGGAAGACGACCTCGCTGGGAATCGAAACTCTGTCAACGTTGGAGGTGCCAACACATCTTCGTAATaaacatttttacatttatccaGGCGTAAAGAAACACGATTTAGTtataaatttgtatttttggtTCTTATGAAGAATAAACTTCTTCAAATTCACTTCCACGAATATTCCGTCCCGTTCCGCCAGTTCCATTCGAGCTCGACAATTTCGCTGTCAGCGCCAACTGCTCGACTAGCTGTCAAAGTTTGCTTACGTTTTATTCCATGTGGGCCGGCGCCGCGGCGAcagtgtagaaaaaaaactcgcgCAACACGCAAAATACGGACCCGCAAAGCGGCATACGGATGGCAACGACAATGGTGAGTAATGGTGCACACAATGCGCTCCCGCCACGCTGCATGATGCAATGGGCTGCATTCCGATCGTAATAATTTATGCGTACC
Proteins encoded:
- the LOC1277688 gene encoding trypsin-1 — protein: MSNKIAILLAVLVAVVACAEAQANQRHRLVRPSPSFSPRPRYAVGQRIVGGFEIDVSDAPYQVSLQYNKRHNCGGSVLSSKWVLTAAHCTAGASTSSLTVRLGTSRHASGGTVVRVARVVQHPKYDSSSIDFDYSLLELEDELTFSDAVQPVGLPKQDESVKDGTMTTVSGWGNTQSAAESNAVLRAANVPTVNQKECNKAYSDFGGVTDRMLCAGYQQGGKDACQGDSGGPLVADGKLVGVVSWGYGCAQAGYPGVYSRVAVVRDWVRENSGV